CGTTGACCGGCGGCGAGAAGTTCCATTGGCGGAAAAGGGAATCGATGACGTGCGCGCCGGTGACGGCGAATTTTGAAGGAAACGCCAGCCGCGGCGAGGTAACTTTCGTCAGGCGTTCAAGCCGATCGAAGAACTTCACAAACGTCCAGTTAACCGCGCCGAGCAGATAACGATGACCGTGACGCCCCTTCTGCATCGCTACCCGGAAAGCCTGGGCCGCGTCGCGCACGTCCACGAAGTTCAATCCGCCGTTGGGCACGGCTGAAATCTTCCGCGCCATGAAATCCAGAACGACTTTGGTTGAGCTGAGCCGATCGTCGCCCGGTCCGAGCAGCAGACTCGGGTTCATGATCACCACTCGTAATCCGTCGCCGCTAAATCGCTCGAGCGCCGCCATTTCCTGGTAAGCCTTGCTCGCGTAATACGGCCAGCGCGCCACGATATCGAGCGGCGGATTGTAATTCTCATCCGGAACCACATCGCCTTTCTCGGTGACGGCAATCGTGCCGCTGCTGGATGCGAGCACGATTGTTTGCACGCCGGCTTTCTTCGCTGCGTCGCAAAGCAGGCGCGTGCCTTCAACGTGCAGCTTGTACATTTCACGCGCGTCGTCTTTGTCGCGCGAAACCTTGCCCGCCAGGTGATAGATCTCGGTGACGCCTTCGACGGCGCGCGCCACATCATCGTCGTTAGTGATTGATCCTTCGAAAGTATCGACGCCCAGGCCGTTGAGCCACTCAGGAATCGAAGTCGCCATCACGCGAATGTCTTTCGAGCCGGATTCAACCAGTTGCCGTACGAGATGCGAACCGAGGAACCCGGTGCCGCCGGTAATCAGCGTGGTCGCCGGCACCTTCTTAACGATGGCAGCGTGCCGTTTCGTGCTTTTCTTTGGCACGATTTGGGCGGTGCGTTTCTTTGGAGTTTTGGTGGGCATTTAAGAATTTATCCGCAGATTACACAGATTCAAGAAATAGTTCAGCGAGCGCGCACACAGTTGAGTCCATCTTTCCTTTTGTCTTTGTAATCTGTGGATTATTCCTCTTAAGCGTTGACCATTGTGTACTCTTCGTCGCTCGCTTCGATGCGCAGCTTGCCGGCCCGCCGTTCGGCCTTCCATTGTTCGTGCACGGCTGAAGGCTCGAACTTTGTATTCGTGCGATCGCGTAAGTTCACGACCTCGTGCCGTACTCGTTCCGCGATCAAGCGGTAGGCCTCGGCGCGCGGCAATCCTTTGGTCATCTCTTCGAGGTCCTCTATGGAAATGAATCTTCCGATCCGCGCCGCCACATCGCGTTTCTGCAGAATCGTCGCGCCCTTGGGATACGCGTCGTAGGTTCCTTCCAGGTAGATCGGCAGAATGCCCACGCGCGCGGCCAGCGCCAGGTAGCCGACCACAGGTTTAAAGTCAGTCATCGTGCCGGTCACTGAACGCGTGCCTTCAGGAAAGATGAGCGCGTTGTAGCCGCGGTCGAGAAACGAACGCGCATGACGCAGCGACTGGCGCAACGAACCCGAGCGCTCCATCGGCACCAGGTTCGTAAAGTTTTCCATGTACGCGCGCTTGTATTTCGTGTCGAAGAAATAATCAGCCGCCGCGAGCGCGACCAGATCCTTACCCGCGTCGGCGAGCGCCATTTTCACCAGGCCCATGTCGAGATGCGATTGATGATTCGCGGCCACGATGAAATTTGTGTGATAGGGGATATTCGTCTGGCCGTCGTACTTCACACGCAGGATGCGCTCGTACAAAGCGCGTTGTGCGATCTCGACGATCTTGTTGCCGGCGATGCGTACCGCTTCAGGCACGTGAATCTCGTCGGCCTTCTCAGCGTCCAGACGCAGTCGCGGCGCTTCGCGGCGGGTGGCCGATGCGACGCGATCGACCACGGATAGTAGTTCGCGAACATCCTGAACTTCGTTCAAACGTTCGGGCGCGGTGAGCGATCCGCCGGCGTTTTCCACTGCAGCCGCCAGCTCAACAAACATCAGACTGTCAAAGCCAAGATCGGCGAGGCGCGTGTTCATCGTGATCTCCTGCACCGATCGGTTCGAAACAGAGGCGACAATCTCCGCCAGCCACGCAGCGTCACCGCTAACTTCTTCCCGTTCCAATCCGACTTCGCCGGATCGGCCCGCCTCCATCTGCTGCACGATATTCAAAACTTCGCGCCGCTTTACTTTCCGCGTCGCCGTGCGCGGCAACTCTTCATCGCTGAAGTGCAGCACCTTCACGCGCTTGTAGTAAGGCAGCCGCGCCGAAACTTCGCGGAAATGTTCTTCGATCTTGAGACGCAGTTCTGCGTCGGAAAGCGCGATGTCATATTCTTTGTCAGCCACGACAATGCACGCGACCTTTTCGCCGATACCATCCGGCAGACCGAACACGCTCAGCTCTTTCACGTACGGCGAATCCTGATATACCTCTTCGACTTCATCCGGATAGACGTTCTTGCCGTTCGTGTCGACGATAATGTCCTTGGATCGCCCGACGAGATACAGATTGCCATCGTCATCCAAACGGCCGAGGTCGCCGGTGAATAGCCAGCGATCGACGAGCGTTTCGCGCGTTGCTTCCTCATTTCCGAAATATCCGAGCATCACGTTCGGGCCGCGCGCGATTACTTCGCCGACGCCGCTGGCGTCTGGATTCTTGATGTCGATTTGGACGCCCGGCAATGGCCGCCCGACCGTGCCCGAAAGCATGCGGTTATCGGGACGCGTCACGGTTAAAACCGGCGATGCTTCAGTCAGACCGTAGCCCTCGAGAATCGTAAAACCGAGCCCCTGAAAATCGCGCTGCACTTTTTCGCTCAAAGCGGATCCGCCGCTGATGAAGTAGCGGACCCGGCCGCCCATCCCCTCGTGAATCGGATAGAAGAGCAACTGCCCAAAGTTAAGCGGCGTGTTGTCCCGCAGCCAGGCGTTGAACTTCATCAGCAGATCGGCTGTGTCGCCCACCAGCTTGCTGCGTTCGTGCAGACGAGTCTTGATGCGGCGATGCAGCAGTTCCCAAAGCGCCGGTACGCCGACCATGCCGGTAACGTGACCGTTCTTGATCGCTTTGG
The sequence above is drawn from the Pyrinomonadaceae bacterium genome and encodes:
- a CDS encoding NAD-dependent epimerase/dehydratase family protein, which produces MPTKTPKKRTAQIVPKKSTKRHAAIVKKVPATTLITGGTGFLGSHLVRQLVESGSKDIRVMATSIPEWLNGLGVDTFEGSITNDDDVARAVEGVTEIYHLAGKVSRDKDDAREMYKLHVEGTRLLCDAAKKAGVQTIVLASSSGTIAVTEKGDVVPDENYNPPLDIVARWPYYASKAYQEMAALERFSGDGLRVVIMNPSLLLGPGDDRLSSTKVVLDFMARKISAVPNGGLNFVDVRDAAQAFRVAMQKGRHGHRYLLGAVNWTFVKFFDRLERLTKVTSPRLAFPSKFAVTGAHVIDSLFRQWNFSPPVNAEEIEMAEYFWYFKHDKARRELSFMPRDPGDTLNDTVRYLRENFLGGR